In Methanothermus fervidus DSM 2088, a single genomic region encodes these proteins:
- a CDS encoding Isoleucyl-tRNA synthetase (COGs: COG0060 Isoleucyl-tRNA synthetase~InterPro IPR009008: IPR009080: IPR014729: IPR002300: IPR 013155: IPR015905: IPR001412: IPR002301~KEGG: mth:MTH1375 isoleucyl-tRNA synthetase~PFAM: aminoacyl-tRNA synthetase class Ia; tRNA synthetase valyl/leucyl anticodon-binding~SPTR: P26499 Isoleucyl-tRNA synthetase~TIGRFAM: isoleucyl-tRNA synthetase~PFAM: tRNA synthetases class I (I, L, M and V); Anticodon-binding domain~TIGRFAM: isoleucyl-tRNA synthetase), with amino-acid sequence MAIKEAEKFYKPHEIEKKIQGFWEENDIYEKVKENRKNGPIYSFLDGPPYCSGRIHLGTAWNKIIKDTYLRFKSMQGFNVNRKPGWDAHGLPIEHKVEKKLGVKTKKEIEEEIGIANFVSECKKFAIENKNAMTKQFKKLGVWMDWDDPYITFDPNYIESCWWTIKKAHEKDLLKKDLRVISWCPRCETAIASAEIEYKETEDPSIYVKFPIEENKYILVWTTTPWTLPANLAVAVHPDFDYAYVKNGKDIYILAKDLVDKIFENYEVLKTVKGKELEGMKYKHPLEEEVPYQKNHEHKIVVSEHVTLSEGTGCVHIAPGHGPEDFEIGKKYNLEIFCPVDESGKFKKEAGKYKGKFVKEADKDIISDLKSKDLLFKEETIRHRYGFCWRCKTPIIYRATKQWFLTVTKIKDKMLEEIDKVVWIPEWAGMSRFKDWVKNAEDWTISRQRYWGTPLPIWICEKCNKITVVGSIQELKEKAIEKNFSGDFVHRPLIDKIFLKCECGGKMKRIPDVLDVWIDSGVAGWASINYPKEKKLFEKLFPYDFITEGHDQTRGWFYSQLGCGVIAHEKIPYKKVLMHGFTLDEQGRKMSKSLGNVVEPEEVIRKYGADVLRFYLLWANKPWEDLRFVWEEVKTVNKMFNILWNVYVFATTYMSLDNFNPHKCKEFELKKEDKWILSKVNSVAKKVSEYMENLLLHKASRIIYDFIVEDLSRWYVKLIRSRTWIEKDDPIKLGAYYALYNVLKQLITIMAPITPHITEEIYQNIVRGVDPAAPESVHMLDWEYSEELISQKLEEKMEIVRDIVEASIRARDKAQYKLRWPMKKLYVISNNEKVKEAISDLKDILLDQCNTKSITYDTKFPKAKTKIEVNYKTLGPKLRQDMPLLLNKLKEIDANELKERIEEDGFYEIEINGRTVKLEKEDLIFKEELPENIFSSKFKYGRVYIDVELTPEIEAEAMARELIRRIQSMRKDLDLHVEARIDVAVECSDRFRKLVQKHLDYIKEEVRAKQFNFGTGSGYKKSWEIDGEEVIIYIQK; translated from the coding sequence ATGGCAATAAAAGAAGCAGAAAAATTTTACAAACCTCATGAAATTGAAAAGAAGATTCAGGGATTCTGGGAAGAAAATGATATTTATGAAAAAGTAAAAGAAAATAGAAAAAATGGACCAATTTATTCTTTTTTGGATGGGCCTCCATATTGTAGTGGTCGTATTCATCTAGGAACAGCATGGAATAAAATTATAAAAGATACATATCTCAGATTTAAAAGCATGCAAGGGTTTAATGTAAATAGGAAGCCTGGATGGGACGCTCATGGTCTTCCAATCGAACATAAAGTTGAAAAAAAGTTAGGAGTAAAAACAAAGAAAGAAATTGAAGAAGAAATAGGAATAGCTAATTTTGTGAGTGAATGTAAAAAATTTGCCATAGAAAATAAAAATGCAATGACTAAACAATTTAAAAAATTAGGAGTTTGGATGGACTGGGACGATCCCTATATAACTTTTGATCCAAATTACATAGAATCCTGTTGGTGGACAATAAAAAAAGCTCATGAAAAGGATTTATTAAAAAAAGATTTACGTGTTATAAGTTGGTGTCCTAGATGTGAAACTGCTATTGCTTCAGCAGAAATTGAATATAAAGAAACAGAAGATCCATCCATCTATGTTAAATTTCCAATAGAAGAAAACAAATATATATTAGTGTGGACAACTACCCCTTGGACTTTACCTGCCAATCTTGCTGTGGCTGTACATCCTGATTTTGATTATGCATATGTAAAAAATGGTAAAGATATATATATTCTAGCAAAAGACTTAGTTGACAAAATATTTGAAAATTATGAAGTTTTAAAAACTGTAAAAGGAAAAGAATTAGAAGGAATGAAATATAAGCATCCTCTTGAAGAAGAAGTACCATACCAAAAAAATCATGAACATAAAATTGTTGTTAGTGAACATGTAACTCTTTCTGAAGGTACTGGTTGTGTACATATAGCTCCAGGTCATGGTCCAGAAGATTTTGAAATTGGTAAAAAATATAATTTAGAAATATTTTGCCCAGTAGATGAATCTGGAAAATTTAAAAAAGAAGCTGGTAAATACAAAGGAAAATTTGTTAAAGAAGCTGATAAAGATATAATTTCTGATCTTAAATCAAAGGATCTATTATTTAAAGAGGAAACAATAAGACACAGATATGGATTTTGCTGGAGATGTAAAACTCCAATAATATATAGAGCAACAAAACAATGGTTCTTAACAGTTACAAAAATTAAAGATAAAATGTTGGAAGAAATTGATAAAGTTGTGTGGATCCCAGAATGGGCTGGCATGAGTAGATTTAAAGATTGGGTAAAAAATGCAGAAGATTGGACAATATCAAGACAAAGATATTGGGGAACTCCATTACCTATTTGGATATGTGAAAAATGTAACAAAATTACAGTAGTAGGTTCAATACAGGAATTAAAAGAAAAAGCTATTGAAAAGAATTTTTCAGGAGATTTTGTACATAGACCTCTTATAGATAAAATATTTCTTAAATGTGAATGTGGAGGAAAGATGAAAAGAATACCTGATGTACTTGATGTCTGGATTGATTCTGGAGTAGCTGGATGGGCATCAATAAATTACCCAAAAGAAAAGAAACTTTTTGAGAAACTATTTCCATATGATTTCATAACTGAAGGTCATGATCAGACCAGAGGATGGTTCTATTCCCAACTTGGCTGTGGAGTTATAGCCCATGAAAAAATTCCATACAAAAAAGTTTTAATGCATGGATTTACACTTGATGAACAAGGAAGAAAGATGAGTAAATCCTTAGGCAATGTTGTTGAACCTGAAGAAGTTATTAGAAAATATGGTGCTGATGTGTTAAGATTTTATTTATTATGGGCAAACAAGCCATGGGAAGATTTAAGATTTGTATGGGAAGAAGTTAAAACCGTAAATAAGATGTTTAACATACTTTGGAACGTATATGTTTTTGCAACAACTTATATGTCACTGGATAACTTCAACCCACACAAATGTAAGGAATTTGAACTTAAGAAAGAAGATAAATGGATATTATCTAAAGTAAATTCAGTTGCAAAAAAAGTAAGTGAATATATGGAAAATCTGCTACTTCACAAGGCCTCAAGAATAATTTATGATTTCATTGTTGAAGATTTAAGTAGATGGTATGTAAAATTAATTAGAAGTCGTACTTGGATAGAAAAAGACGATCCTATTAAATTAGGAGCATATTATGCATTATATAATGTCTTAAAGCAATTAATTACAATAATGGCACCAATAACACCTCACATAACTGAAGAAATTTATCAAAATATTGTTAGGGGTGTTGATCCAGCAGCTCCTGAAAGTGTACATATGCTAGATTGGGAATATTCAGAGGAACTCATATCACAGAAATTAGAAGAAAAGATGGAGATTGTAAGAGATATAGTAGAAGCTAGTATAAGAGCACGTGATAAAGCACAATATAAATTAAGATGGCCAATGAAAAAATTGTATGTCATTTCTAACAATGAAAAAGTTAAAGAAGCTATCTCAGACCTTAAAGACATTCTCCTCGATCAATGTAACACAAAATCAATTACCTATGATACAAAATTCCCTAAAGCTAAAACAAAAATAGAAGTTAACTATAAGACTCTTGGTCCTAAATTGCGCCAAGACATGCCACTATTACTCAACAAACTTAAAGAAATTGATGCAAACGAATTAAAAGAAAGGATAGAAGAAGATGGCTTTTATGAAATAGAAATAAATGGTAGAACTGTCAAACTAGAAAAAGAAGATTTAATATTCAAGGAAGAACTGCCAGAAAATATATTTAGTTCTAAATTTAAATATGGCAGGGTGTACATAGATGTTGAACTTACTCCAGAAATAGAGGCAGAAGCAATGGCTAGAGAACTTATAAGAAGAATACAGAGTATGAGAAAAGACCTTGATTTACATGTGGAAGCTAGAATTGATGTAGCGGTTGAATGTAGCGATAGATTTAGAAAATTAGTACAGAAACACCTTGATTATATAAAAGAAGAAGTTAGAGCAAAGCAATTTAACTTCGGAACTGGTTCTGGTTATAAAAAATCATGGGAAATTGATGGAGAAGAAGTAATAATTTACATACAAAAATAG